The genomic interval ACTTCGCCATCGGCACCGGGTACCCGGCCGATCCGCTCGCCGCCGTCGAGGTGATCGCCGCGGCGGTCGCCGCCGGGCGGACCCGCCCGACGGACCTGGCCCGGATGACCGGCCCGGACGGCGACGAGCGCTGGTACGGCGCGGTGCTGGCCGCCGGCTTCGACGCGCTGGTCAACGAGCGGGCCAACCGGATGTCCTGGCCGCGCGGACCGCGCCGCTACGACCTCGCCATCCTGGTCGAGCTGGCCCGGCTCCGGCCCCGCCGCTACCTGCTCCGGCTGGACGGGGTGCCCCGGGACCTGGACGCGGTGCTGGTGGCGGTCGGCAACTGCCCGAGTTACGGCGGGGGGATGCGGATCTGCCCGACGGCCGACCCGACCGACGGGCTGCTCGACGTGGTCTACGCCGGCCCGGTCAGCCGCACGACGTTGACCCGGATCAAGCCCCGGGTCTACCGGGGTACCCACCTGGCGCATCCGATGGTGCACACCCAGCGGGCCCGTACGGTCGAACTCGTCGCCGAGGACATCGTCGGGTACGCCGACGGTGAGCGGGCGCTGCCCCTGCCGGTGACCGTCACCGCGGTCCCCGGCGCGGTACGCCTGCTGCGCTGATCCGCCGCGACTGATCCGGGCGGTACGTCGGCCCGGTACCCGATCCGCGCGGTGGCGGGGGCGGCGGGATACCTGTTTGCGAGACTGTCGAGCTGCCCCGTCTGTGCTCCCGTCTCCGCGCTGGCCGGTGCGCTGACCGGTGCGGGCCGACGAGGACACGGTGCGGGACGTGATGCACCGGTTCGACCAGAGGGAACACGCGCGCCTCCGCAGCGAAAAGGGGCCTTCGCTGGGGAGGAATGACCTTCACCGAAGCGGCGTGAACGGCCCGCCTCGGCAGGGTCGCTCACCCGAAGGACTGGACCGGGACGCGGACGAAGCCCTCGGTCCAGTGGTCCTCATCGAGGTCGTACTCTCCGATGCAGCCGGCGCTCCGCCCGGCCGTCGAGGCGTTCGTCCGACAAATGCGCTATCCGGCGGCCGGAGCGCCGTGATACACCACCGACGTGCAGAACATCTTGGAGTTCCCCGAGGTCCTGCGGCTGATCGAAGACCGCTCGGCCGCGTTCCGCGCCGCGATCGCGTCCGCCCCCGACCTTGACGTCCAGGTCCCGACCTGCCCGGACTGGACGCTGCGCGAACTGGCGCAGCACCTCGGCGACGGCCGCCGCCGCCAGGCCGCCATCGTCGCGGCGGGCCCGGGCGCTGAGCCCCCGGCGAAGACGGATCCGAAGGGCGCCCCGACCGCGCCCCGCGACCGGGAAGCCCTGGACGCCTGGCTTGCCGAGTCGACCCAGCTCATGCTCGACGCGCTGCGCGAGGCCGGCCCGGATCGCGGCTGTTGGACCTGGTGGGGCCGCTCGCAGGCCCCGGAGACCAGCGGAGCCGTGGCGCGGCACCAGATCCAGGAGATCGCCGTCCACACCTACGACGCCCAGCTCACCCTGGGGGCCGCACAGCCGCTACCGACGGACGTCGCGGTCGAGGGCGTTGACGAGTTCCTCACGACCGTCTCGGCGACGACCGTCCCCTGGCCGTTCAAGCCGGCGACCATCGACCTGCACACGACCGAGGGCCGCTCCTGGCGCCTGACCCTCAACGCCGACGGCGTCCGCTGCGACGACCTCGCCGCGGACGCGGAGCCGGGCGACATGGCGATGCGAGGCGCAGCGAGCGAACTGGTCCGCTACTTCTACGACCGCATCCCGCTGGATGGCCTGGAGACCACCGGCGACACCGAGCCGATGGAGCAGCTCGCAGACTGGGACCCGAACGCGTAAAGCCCGCATTTGTGACGCATCTGTCGGTTGTGCGGGCGTCACCGGGCCTGTCCGGCTCATCCCACCGGTTCCGGGCCCGCCGCCGCCAACCCGGTGAACGTTCCCGGTCGGAGCAGTAGCCAGCGCGGACGCGGGAGCACAAACGGGGCAGCTCGACAGTCTCGCCACGACCCTTCACCACCCCGGTCCCGACCCCGAACCCGACCCCGACCCGGCCCCGATCGCGACGGCGACGCACGCGGGTCACGGCGGCGGGGCCATCCAGGTCAGCGGCCGTTCGGCACCGCCAGGTCCACCGCGGCGGTCAGCCCGTTCACCTGCCCCGGCTCGGCGGCCGGCAACACCAGCACGGCGCAGCCGGCGCGTACCGCCCCGGCGTCGGCCGGGGTGTCCCCGACCATCAGGGTCCGTTCCGGGTCGACGCCGAGCAGGCCGCAGGCCCGGTAGAAGATCGCCGGGTCGGGTTTGCAGCGCCCGACCTCGTAGGAGAGCACGAACGCGTCGACCAGGTCGGTCAGCTCCCAGGCCTCGAAGATCGGCCGGAGGTCGAATCCGATGTTGCTCACCACCGCCACCGGCACCTTGGCCGCGCGCAGCGACCGCAGCGTGGCCGCGGTGTCCGCGTACGGGAGCCAGCCGTCGGGGAGCAGGAGGCGGTCGTAGAGCGCCTCGGCCAGCCCGCTCACGCCGCTGTTGACCGTTTCGGCCAGCCCGACGAAGGCGGCCCGGTGGGCGGGGCCGTAGAGGTCGCGTTCCGCCCACACCTCGGCCAGGTGCGGCGGGACCCGGGCCGGCAGCGGCCCACCGGCCCGGCCGGCGGTGACCAGGCGGTCGGCGAGTGCCGTCGCCCGGGCGCGGTCCAGCGTCGTCCCACAGGCCGTGGCGGCGGCCAGCACCCAGGCGACCGGCTCCTCCACCTGGGCGAGGGTGCCGTGGAAGTCGAAGAGCACCGCGTCCACCGGGCGGCGCGGCGGCACCCCTGGAGCGGAGTCGGCGGTTCCGCTCGACGTACGAGGCTTGGGCGGTTCGGCATGATCCGGCACGTCGTGCACCCTACCGACCGGCTCTTCGGGGCCCGCTCTACGGCCTGCCGGCGTGCGAGCACCCGGTACGCATTAATCTTGGATTCATGTCGAGCCCCGCCGAGCGGTACGCAGCGGCGCGCCGCCGGGCCGCGCAGGCCAGCATGTTCCCCGCGCTTGACGAGTTCGCCCAGGATCTGGGGTTCGATCTCGACGACTTCCAGCGGGAGGCGTGTCAGGCGCTGGAGCGGGGCAGTGGTGTCCTGGTCTGCGCCCCGACCGGCGCCGGCAAGACGGTCGTCGGCGAGTTCGCCGTGCACCTGGCGCTGCGCACCGACGCCGGGGCCGAGCCGGGCGGGCCGACCCGGAAGTGTTTCTACACGACTCCGATCAAGGCGTTGTCGAACCAGAAGTACCACGACCTGGTGGACCGGTACGGCTCCGAGCAGGTCGGGCTGCTCACCGGGGACAACGCGATCAACGGCGACGCGCCGGTGGTGGTGATGACCACCGAGGTGCTGCGCAACATGCTCTACGCGGGCTCGTCCAGCCTGACCGGCCTGGCGTACGTGGTGATGGACGAGGTGCACTACCTCGCCGACCGGTTCCGGGGCGGCGTCTGGGAAGAGGTGATCATCCACCTGCCGGAGTCGGTGACCCTGGTCTCGCTCTCCGCCACGGTCTCCAACGCCGAGGAGTTCGCCGACTGGCTGATCACCGTACGCGGCGAGACCGAGGTCGTCGTCAGCGAACACCGCCCGGTGCCGCTCTGGCAGCACATGCTGGTCAACCGGCGGATGTTCGACCTGTTCCACGACGCCGACGCGGCCCGCAAGCACGACGTGCACCCGGAACTGCTCCGCTACACCCGGGAGATGCTGCGCCGCCTCGAACTCGGCGACGGCCGTACCCACGGGCCGGGGTGGGGGCGCGGCGGGCCCCGGGGGCCACGCTGGCGCGGGCCGCTGCGGCCCGACATCGTCGAACGGCTGGACCGCGAGGGGCTGCTGCCGGCGATCCTCTTCATCTTCAGCCGGGCCGGCTGCGACGCCGCCGTGGCGCAGTGCCTGGCCGCCGGACTGCGGCTGACCACCCCGGACGAGCGGGCCGAGATCCGCGAGGTGGTGGAGAGCCGGATCACCAGTGTCCCCGGCGAGGACCTCGCCGTGCTCGGCTACTGGGAGTGGCTCGACGGCCTCGAACGCGGCCTCGCCGCCCACCACGCCGGGATGCTGCCGGCGTTCAAGGAGGTGGTCGAGGAACTCTTCGTCCGTGGGCTGGTGAAGGCGGTCTTCGCCACCGAGACGCTGGCGCTCGGGATCAACATGCCGGCCCGGTGCGTGGTGCTGGAACGCCTGGTGAAGTTCAACGGCGAGGCGCACGTCGACCTGACGCCGGGGGAGTACACCCAGTTGACCGGGCGGGCCGGGCGGCGGGGCATCGACGTCGAGGGGCACGCCGTCGTGGTCTGGTCGCCGGAGGTCGATCCCCGGCACGTGGCCGGGCTCGCCTCGACGCGTACCTATCCGCTGCGGTCCAGCTTCCGGCCGTCGTACAACATGGCGGTCAACCTGGTCGGGTCGGTGGGCGCGGCGCCGGCCCGGGAGCTGCTGGAGTCGTCGTTCGCGCAGTTCCAGGCGGACCGCTCGGTGGTCGGCCTGGCCCGGCAGGTGCAGCGCAACGTCGAGACCATCGAGGCGTACGGCGCGGAGGTGCGCTGCCACCACGGCGACTTCGACGAGTACTTCGGGCTGCGGCTGGCGATCGCCGACCGGGAGCAGTCGCTGGCCCGGCAGGGGCAGTCGCAGCGCCGGGCGGCGACGTTGGCCGCGCTGGAGCGGCTGCGGGTCGGTGACGTGATCCGGGTGCCGTCGGGCCGGCGGGCCGGGCTGGCGGTGGTGCTCGATCCCGGCGTCGGTGGGTTCGGCGAACCCCGGCCGCTGGTGCTGACCCAGGATCGCTGGGCCGGCCGGATCACCCCCGGCGACTTCACCACCCCGGCCGAGGTGTTGGCCCGGATCCGGGTACCGAAGCATTTCAACCACCGTTCCCCGGCGGCCCGCCGGGATCTCGCGGCGGCGGTCAGCGGGACGGGGCTGGACCGGAACGCGCGGCGCGCCGGCCGGTCCCGGGGTGCCGCGGGTGAGGACGAGCGGCTCAGCCAGCTCCGTGCCGAGCTGCGCCGGCACCCCTGCCACGCCTGCCCGGACCGGGAGGAGCACGCCCGCTGGGCGGAGCGCCGCCGTCGGCTGGAGCGGGACACCGCCGAGCTGCGGCAGCGGGTCTCCGGACGTACCGGATCACTCACCCGGACCTTCGACCGGGTCTGCGGGATCCTCACCGCCCGTGGCTACCTCTCCGAGTCCGGCGAGGTCACCGACGCGGGCCGGATGCTGGGCCGGATCTGGACCGAGGCGGACCTGCTGGTCGCGGAGTGCCTGCGGCGCGGGGTCTGGGACGGGCTCTCCCCGGCCGAGCTGGCCGCCGCGGTTTCGGTGGTGGTCTACGAGGCGCGCCGGGACACCGACGAGCGGGCCTCGATGCCCCGGGGGCCGGTCTCGGACGCGGTGGGCGAGACCCTGAAGATCTGGGCGGAGCTGGAGTCCGACGAGGCGGCCCGGGGGCTGGAGGCGACCCGGGAGCCCGATCTCGGCTTCGTCTGGCCGGTCTACCGGTGGGCCCGGGGCGAGGCGCTGGCGAAGGTACTGGCCAGCGGCCACAACCTGGACGGCGACATGCCGGCGGGTGACTTCGTCCGGTGGGCCCGGCAGGTGGTGGACCTGCTCGGGCAGGTCGCGGACTCGGCGGGTGCCTCGGTGGAGCTGCGTGGCACGGCGCGGCAGGCGATGGGGACGATCAATCGGGGCGTGCTGGCCTACCACGGCGCGACCTGACGGGCCGATCGAGTCGGGCTCGGCTGTTCAGCCAGCCGTTCTCTTCCGTCAGGTCAGCCGACGCTCCTCCTCTGATGATCTTTACGGCCACCCTGCCCACGGCCCGTCGGCCGGCAGATGCGCCCGAACGCACCGTTGTGGCTGGTCGGACAGCAAGTGATCATCATCCGCGGGCGCGGAACCGCCGTGCGACGGCGCGAGGAGATCACCGACATGGGCACCATCGACCATTTCCAGTACGGCTGGGTCACGCCCACGCTGAGCTACGGGCTCTCCGTCCTCGGCTCGTTCCTGGGGCTGCTCTGTGCGGTACGGGTCCGGGAGGCGCGGACGACCGGACGCCGGGTCTGGTGGCTGCTCCTCGCCGCCTGGGCGATCGGCGGTACGGGGATCTGGACCATGCACTTCACCGCCATGCTCGGGTTCAGCGTGACCGGCACCCCGATCCGTTACGACGTGGCGGTGACCGTGGCCAGTGCCCTGGTCGCCGTCCTGACCGTCGGGATCGGGCTGGTCGTCGCGGTCTTCGCCGGGCGGGTCTCCTGGCCCCGGATCCTGCTCGGCGGGCTCTTCGCCGGGCTCGGCGTGGCCAGCATGCACTACCTGGGCATGTCGGCGATGCAGTTGCGCGGGCGGATGGACTACCAGATGTCCCTGGTGGTGGCGTCGGTGCTGATCGCGGTGGTCGCGGCGACCGCGGCGCTCTGGCTGGCCGTCAACGTCCGCGGCACCCGGGCGGTGACCGGTGCCGCCTTCGTGATGGGCTTCGCGGTCACCGGCATGCACTACACCGGGATGGCGGCGATGTCGGTGCACCCGCAGCCGGCCGCCCCGGCGCCGACCGGTGCCAGCGGCGCCACCCTGCTGTTGCCGATCATGCTGATCGTGATCTTCGTGGCCTTCGTACTCTTCTACGCCCTGCTCGCCACCCCCACCGAGGCCGACCGGGCCGCCTCGGCGTACCTGGCCGACCGGGCGGCGGAACGGCTCGAGGCCGACCGGGCCGCCGAACGGCGTGCCGAGGAGCGGGCCGCCGAGCGCGGCGCCGAGCGCTCCGCCCCGTCGACCGGCCCGGGCCGACGCTTCCGGACCCGCCAGCCCTTCTGAGGCCGCACCCGGACGGCTCCGGGCCGCACCCCGGCCACCCCGCCGACGAGGTCGGCCGGTCGCCACGGTGGTCACTCCGTCGGCAGCAGCGTGCCGAGCGGGCCGAGATCCAGGTTCAGCTCCTCGGGAGCCAGCCCGAAGTACTCCCGCAGCTCGGTCATCTGCTCCTCCAGCGCCATCAGCGTGACGCCGATCCGCTCCACCTGCTCGCCGGTGAGGTCGCCCAGCTCCACCCGGCGCAGCGCCTGGCGTTCCACGAGCTGCCGCAGCAGCTCGATCACGGTGAGCACGAGACTGGCGAGCCCCCGCTCGACGGAGTCTCGGTCCACCGCGAGCCGCCGGTCCAGCGGCGTCACCCGGGGCGCCGCCCAGCTCGGCTCGCCGAGGGCGGCGGCGAGTTCGGCCGCCTCGTCCCGCCGGGCGGCTCCGCCCGGTCCGGCCGGGACGTCCCGACCGCCGTCGAACCCGGGCCCGGTCATTGCCCGAACCCGACCGGCTCCGGCCCGCACGGCCGCGGCGTACCGGGCGGCTCCGGCGGCTCCGGCGCTTCCGGCTGGACGAGCGCGCCGACCGAGGAAACCAGCGCCCGCAGTGAGACGCGTACCAGCTCCACGTCGGCGACGGCGATGGTGAGGTCACCGCTGATCACCACGCCGGTGGCGAGTACCCGGTCGAGCAGGTCCACCAGCGCCACCGGCCGGTACGCCAGCGGGTCGTCCGCGCTGCTCGGCGTGAGCGCCGTGGTCACCACGCCGGCTCCCGGACGGTCAGCGCCGGCCGCGGCGGGTCGTCCTGGGCGAAGGAGTACGCCGGCCAGGGGCCGGTCAGCTCCAGGCGCAGCTCGGCGTGGCGGCGGGCCAGGGCGGTGACCAGTGCGGTGAACCCGTCGAGGCCGGCCACGTCCACCAGGTACGCCCCGTTGAGCACCATCGCGGTGGGCGCCCCGGACAGCCGGCGGTCCTGCGGGGCGTGCCGGCGGGCGGCCGCCGCGTACCCGGCGAGCGCGTCGTGCACGGCGGCGGCGGCCTGCGCGGCGGCTCGCTGACCCTCGTCCCGACAGCTCAGCTCCGCCCGGCGTCGCCGCAGGTACGCGGCTCCGGCCCCCTCGGCCCCGACCGGGGCGGTGGCCCGGGCGGGTAGGCCCGGCACGACGTACCCCTTGACGCCCCACTCCGTGCGGCCGGTGAGCCGGTCGAGGGTGGCCGCCAGGTCGGCCCGGCGCTCGGCGAGCAGCCGGGCGACGCCCCGCTCGTCGCGGTAGACGGTGGCGAGCCGGGTCGGCACCACCGCGCCGGTCCGGGACAGCGCCGCCACCACCTCGTGGTGCGTCCGTGCGGCCCGCTCCAGCCAGGCCAGGTCCTCCAGATTGCGGCGCAGCGCCTCCTCGCCGTACTCGGCCAGCGGCGCGGTGCTCACCACGGCGACCAGGCCGGCGGCGGGTACGGCCCGCAGCGGCCCGCCGTCCATCCCGGTGCCGCCGGCCAGCGTGGCCGGGTCGACCTCCCGGGCCACCCCGTGCAGCCAACACCCGGCCGCCCCCGCCGCGGAATCCGGGTCGCCCGGAACAGGCTCATCGATCCGGCTCATCGCGGTCCTCTCTGTACACGGCGGCCCGACGGGCCACCCGGGGCCGCCGTTGCGCCTCGACCTCCTCCGGGTCCCGGGGACCCGGCTCGACCGGCGGGCGGGCCCGCGAGCTGAGCCACGGATCGTGCTCCCACCAGTCGATGCCGATCTGCCGGGCGGTGTCGACCGACGCGATGACCAGCCGGAGCTTCAGGGTCAGCAGCTCGATGTCGAGCAGGCTGACCCGGATGTCACCGGCGATCACGATGCCCCGGTCGAGCACGCGTTCGAGGATGTCGCCGAGGTTCGCCGGCTCGTGGCCGGCCGGCAGCACCTGGCCGGAGTTCTGCACCACCGACGGGGTGCGTGGACTCGTCATCTCAGCCCACCTCGCCCTTTCCGCGCGGGTAGCGGCGCACCCGCCGGTACCCGAGCAGCTCACCGTCGACGTCGATGTCGATCTCGTACAGCCCGAGCAGGTCGGTGGAGGCGGGAATCCGGTGGTCCTCGACCACCTCCACGCCCACCCGCCAGCCCTCGTCCGTGGACTCCAGCGAGACGACGCCCTGCGCCTCCCGGCCGGCGAGGGTGCTGATCAGGCGCAGCCCCTCGTCGGCCGCCTCGGCCGCCGACAGCGGTTCGGGGTACTCCTCGTCGTCACGCCCGCCCGCCGGCTCGCCGCCCCGGGCGCCGACGTCCCGGATCCGTCCCTGGGTCATCCCGCCTACCTCCCTGACCGCCGCCTGCTGCTGCCGTCGCCCCGGTGCGCCCCGGTGCCCCGCCGCGCGCCGCCGGGGTCCCGCCCCGGCTGGCGCTCGCCCGTCGGCGTCAGCCGGTCGAGGATCCGCTGCTGCGCCCGGTCCCGCTCCCGTTCCGTGATGTCGCCGGCCGCCGCCGCCCGATCGAGTTCCTCCAGTTCCCGGCGCACGTTCACCGGGTCGTGCTGCTGGGACTCGGCCTCCCGGGCGATCACCTTCACCACCGCCGTCAACCCGCGCACCGGGGCGTACGGCAGGGTCAGCAGCGCCCAGAGGATGTCCACCGGTCACCCCGCCAGCTGGTGCGCGGCGACGAAGTCGTACGGGGCGTGCGGGCCGAGCAGCCGCATCCGGATCAGGTCCCGGTGCCGCCCCGCGTACTCCTCCAGAACGTCGACGAACTCGTCCACCCGCGCGGAGTCCACCAGGAAGGCCAGGTTCACCGCGTCCAGCTCGTTGCTCGGCGGGCGGGCCGTGCTCTCCACCACCAGCGGCGCCACGGCGTCCAGGACGTGCCGGTTCTCCGCCTCCCGGCGCAGCTCCACCGCCTGGCTGAGCATCTCGCCGAGCCGGAGCCGCTGCTGCCGGCTCGCCGCCTCCGGCTGCCCGTGCACCTGCCGCGCCAGCTCGGCGGCCTGCGGGGCGGCGGCGAGCAGCTCCTCGACCAGCGGCTCCTCGTGGTAGCGGCCGTGCACCACGTACTCGACGCGGTCCTCGAACCCGTCGAGGGCCGCCACGAACCCGTCGTGGTGGTTGCCGAGCAGCTCGGTCACCGCGTCCGGTCCGGTGACCACGGTGCCGAAGCGCACCGGCAGTACCGGTGCCACCACCGCGGTCCCGTCCAGCAGTTCCTGGTAGGCGCGCAGGTCGGCCGGCCGGCCCAGCGGCTCCGCCAGCCCTACCTCGCTGACCAGCGCGGCCAGCTCGCCGTGCCGGATCGCCGCGACCTCGCCGGGCGGGTCGCCGATTCCGGCGGCGTCCGGGGTCGGCTCCACGTCGGACGGCACGATGCCGTAGACGAAGAGTCCCGTCTCGTCGGCCACCTCACCGCCTCCGGTTCTCGCGGCGCGTCCGCCGGGCCGGCGCCGCGGGGCCGCCGGCCGCGTCGCCCAGCTCGCGGGCGACCCCGGCGAGGCCGGCGGTGAGCCCCTGCGCGGCGTCGGTGACGTTCTCCACCAGCCCGCCGAGCGCGTCGCCCGGCGCGGGGGAGAGGTCCAGCCGGTCCACGATCTCGGCGAAGCGCAGGTACGTCTCGATGCTCGCCACGACCACCCGGGCGTTGATCTCCAACAGTGGGATACCGACCACCCCGACGGCGACCTGGGCGTCGATCACCACGCCCTTGTCGAGCACGGTCTCCACCACGTCGGCCATCCCCCCGGCTCCGCCGGACCGCTCCAGCGCGCCGCCGCCCGCGGCACCCCCCGCCGCGACCGTCATTCGCCCCGCTCCTCCCGCCGGCGCCGGACCACGGGTCGCCGGGGCGGCTCCGAGATGCGGCGGGCCGCCGGACGGGGACGTTCCGGCTCCTCCTGCGCCCGGGGGCGGCGGACCCGTTCCGGCCGGCGTCGGCGCGGCGGCTCCTCCTCCTCTTCCGGCTCCTCCCCGTCGTACTCGTCGAACTCGTCCTCGTACTCCTCGTCCCGGGGGCGGCGGCGCTGTTCGGGCCGGCGGTCGGCGGCGGGCCGTTGCTCGCGCTCCTGCTCGGCCGGCCGCGCTTCGTCCCGCTGCTCGCGTTCCTCGCGCAGCGCCGTCTCGTGGTCCCGCACGACCTGGGAGTCCTCGATCTCGCCGCGCCAGCCCTCGACGGAGTCCGGGTCGAGGACCGTCTGCGTCATCACGTGCCGGACGAAGTGCTTCAACTCCAGCCGCACCCGGCGGCCCTGTGCCCGCCAGAGGTTGCCGGTGTGCTCGAAGAAGCCCTGCGGGTGGTACTCCAGGACAATCAGGATGCGGGTCAGGTCCGGGGTCAGTTCGTGGAAGCTGACGGTGCCGTCGACCGAGCCCTTCTCACCCTTGGAACGCCAGTGGATCAGCCGATCCGGGATCTGCCGGACGATTGTCGACTCCCAGCTCCGGTGCGACCAGAGCACCTGTGCCTTCCAGCTCAGCTTCTCGTCGCTGTCCGCGTCGACGCTCTCGACCTTCTTCATGAAGCTCGGGAAGTCGCCGAACTGCGTCCACTGGTTGTACGCGACCCGGATCGGCACGCCGACCTCGATCGACTCGACGATGTTGGTGACCTTGAGTTTCTTCGAGCCGCCCTTTCCGCCGCCCCTGCCGAAAGCTGACATCAACCTCTCCCTACCGCTGGCCAGGCCGGCCTCGAACATCGCCCTTGCCGGGGTACGCCCCTCGGCGAGCTTCTGCGCGCCCGTTGCCGCGGCGATGAGGCCGGGGCCGCCACCCTGCCGGGCGTACTCGCTGAGCCGTTCGGTCGCGCCGGTGACCTTCTCCGTCACCGCCGCCACCGCGCACTCACCGATCGCCGAGGCGAGGTTGCGCAGCTCGGCCCCGATCTGGTCGCGGGCCCTGCCGGCGAGGCCGCCGGGCTTCGCGTTTCCGGCCATCGTCACCGCCCCCGCCTCCGCCGGCCGCCGGCGTTCTCGGTTCCGGCCTCCGCCCCGTCCGGCCTGTCCTGGTTCTCGTCCCGGCCCTGCTCCTGGCCGGGTTCTTCGCCGCCGCCGGCGTCGGCACCAGGTGCGCCGGGCGAGCGTCGGCGCAGGGCGTCCGCGCCGCCGCGCAGCCGACCGCTGAGGGCGTCGATGCCGCTGCCGGCGGCGGCGGTCGCGGCGGCCCGGCCGGCCGAGACGAGCGGGCTGCCGAGGCGGCCGAGGCCGCTCAGCTGGGGGGAGGACTGGAGCAGATCCTGGCCCTGCTTCAGCAGGCCGCCCGGCCCACGGCTGGCCCGTCCGGCCGCCACGGCGGTGGCCAGGACGAGAGCGCTCCGCAGCTTTTTCCGACGGCCGAGAACGTAGCCCAGAGCCACCGCGAGTCCGATCCGCATTCCGCTCTTCATCCGTGCTCCTTAG from Plantactinospora sp. BC1 carries:
- a CDS encoding SRPBCC family protein; protein product: MAGNAKPGGLAGRARDQIGAELRNLASAIGECAVAAVTEKVTGATERLSEYARQGGGPGLIAAATGAQKLAEGRTPARAMFEAGLASGRERLMSAFGRGGGKGGSKKLKVTNIVESIEVGVPIRVAYNQWTQFGDFPSFMKKVESVDADSDEKLSWKAQVLWSHRSWESTIVRQIPDRLIHWRSKGEKGSVDGTVSFHELTPDLTRILIVLEYHPQGFFEHTGNLWRAQGRRVRLELKHFVRHVMTQTVLDPDSVEGWRGEIEDSQVVRDHETALREEREQRDEARPAEQEREQRPAADRRPEQRRRPRDEEYEDEFDEYDGEEPEEEEEPPRRRRPERVRRPRAQEEPERPRPAARRISEPPRRPVVRRRREERGE